The following nucleotide sequence is from Nitratidesulfovibrio termitidis HI1.
GCGCTTGTACGAGTTGATCCACTGGTTGGTGACGCAGCAGAACTCGCGCGCGTGCTTCAGCAGGCCTGCGATGTACGAGCGGCATTCGCCCGAAAGGTGGTGCGGGTCGTTGGGGTCGAAGAAGGCGTTGCGACCGTTGCGGAACAGCGACTGGTGCACGTGCATGCCGCTGCCGTTCTGGCCGAAGATGGGCTTGGGCATGAAGGTGGCGTACACCCCGTGCTTGCGGGCCATCTCCTTCACCACGACCTTGTAGGTCATGACGATGTCGGCCATCTTCATGGCCTCGTTGTAGCGCAGGTCGATCTCGTGCTGCGAGGGGGCCACCTCGTGGTGCGAATACTCCACGGCAATGCCCATGCGCTGCAACGCGAAGATGATGTCGCGCCGCACGTCGTTGCCCAGGTCCAGCGGGGGCGCGTCGAAGTAGCCGCCCGCATCGATGGGCTGCGGGCACTGCGAACTGGCGAACAGGAAGAATTCCAGTTCCGGGCCCACATAGTAGGTGTACCCCTTCTGCGCGGCCTTTTCGGTCAGCTTGCGCAGGATGTAGCGGGGGTCGCCCTCGTAGGGGGTGCCGTCGGGGTTGCGCACGTCGCAGAACATGCGCGCCACTGGGCGCTCCATGGGCCGCCAGGCGCAGATCTGGAAGGTGGTGGCGTCGGGAAAGGCCACCATGTCGCTTTCCTCGATGCGGGTGAAGCCCAGGATGGACGAGCCGTCAAAGCCCATGCCTTCCTCGAAGGCGGCTTCCAGTTCGCTGGGGGTTACCTGAAAGCTTTTCAGGTTGCCCAGAATGTCCACGAACCAGAACTGGATGAAGCTGACGTTGTATTCCTTGACCGCCCTGATGACATCATCGCCGTTCTTGCAATTGAAAACGGGAAAGTCCATGTGCACCTCCTGCAATTGGTGCTTCGCGCCCGGGTCGCGGCCCGGCCGGCCCCGCAAGGCCGTGGAGTGTCTGTAAGTGCCGCGTCGGGTGGCGCGTGTGAAGCCGGACGAATATCCGGCAGGAAACAGGTCGGGGCAATGCTAGCCATAGCAGATACGCGGGGGGGGTCAATGAAAAGCCCCCGGCTTGACATCATTGTAAAACATCGTGGGGATGCAGGCGGGGCGGGGTGTTGCGGGGGGGGGGCGAGAAACGTGCGGGAGGGCAGAGCCCGATACGGGGCCACGCGGGTTGGGGGAAGCGGGGCGTGCGGGGTCGCACGTCAGGTCGCACGTCAGGGCGCACGTTGGGTCGCACGTTGGGGCGTAGTGGGCAGGTGTCGCATTAGATAGGTATAGCTACCTTCTTGGCACATGAAAAAATATGTATTACTATCTTTCAAAGTCAAAAAAGATAGGAATAGCTACTTATGAGCGTCAGGGATACGGTTCGTTCACAGCAGGTCCGGCTGGTGGATATGGCGGCTGGCAAGGTTTCCGGGGTGCTCGTGCCCAAGGGGGGCTGGATTGCGGCGGTACGCAAGGCGCTGGGCATGTCGGGGGCGCAACTGGCCCGACGGCTTGGGGTGACCAATGCCGCCGTGTACCAGCACGAACGCAATGAGCCGGAAGGCGCAATCACTCTGCGGCAGATGGAAAGGATGGCCAAGGCCCTGGGCTGCCGCTTCGTCTACGCCATCGTGCCGAATGCACAGGTGGAAGGCACGCAGGCGGAAAACGCACATGGGGGAAACGGGCGGGTCGAGGATGTCCTTCGGCGACAGGCCCGCGCAAAGGCCGAGGCGCTGGTGCTGCGGGCCAGCGGGCACATGGCGCTGGAACAGCAGGCGCTGCCGCCCGAGCGGGTGCAGGAGGAAATCGCGCGCATGACCGAAGACCTGCTCCGCAACCCGCCCCCGGACTTCTGGGAGGAACGCTGATGCTTCCCAACCCGCCAAACTCAGGTGATCCCGAAGGCGCGACGCCCCTCGATCCTGACGAGGCGCGCGGGTTGAAGCACAGGCACGTCGCCACGCGCAGCCAACTGGACGAACTGGAGCAGGCCAACATCCAGCAGGGCCTTGCGTGGTTGGCGCGCACGCGCAACCGCGACATCCTGACACGGAACGTTCTCTGCCTGCTGCACGACAAGTTGTTCGGCGACGTGTGGCGCTGGGCGGGCCGGTTCAGGTTGACCGAAAAGAACATCGGCGTGGCCCCGTCGCAGGTGGCCGTGCAGTTGCAGGCGCTGTGCGACGATGCCCGCTTCTGGGCGGAAAACGCCAC
It contains:
- a CDS encoding mobile mystery protein B; translation: MLPNPPNSGDPEGATPLDPDEARGLKHRHVATRSQLDELEQANIQQGLAWLARTRNRDILTRNVLCLLHDKLFGDVWRWAGRFRLTEKNIGVAPSQVAVQLQALCDDARFWAENATWSPREAAARFHHRLVQIHPFPNGNGRHARIAADEYLKQYFAAPPIDWATGVNLQADSARRTAYIAALRAADGGDYAPLLAFVGA
- a CDS encoding glutamine synthetase family protein translates to MDFPVFNCKNGDDVIRAVKEYNVSFIQFWFVDILGNLKSFQVTPSELEAAFEEGMGFDGSSILGFTRIEESDMVAFPDATTFQICAWRPMERPVARMFCDVRNPDGTPYEGDPRYILRKLTEKAAQKGYTYYVGPELEFFLFASSQCPQPIDAGGYFDAPPLDLGNDVRRDIIFALQRMGIAVEYSHHEVAPSQHEIDLRYNEAMKMADIVMTYKVVVKEMARKHGVYATFMPKPIFGQNGSGMHVHQSLFRNGRNAFFDPNDPHHLSGECRSYIAGLLKHAREFCCVTNQWINSYKRLVPGYEAPVYLAWAQRNRSALIRVPMYKPGKEAATRIELRSPDPACNPYLAFAVMLAAGLEGIEKSYELPKAVEANIFHMGEEDLTKHGIGSLPGSLYEAAMELKGSSLMQDVLGEHTHANLVGNKLIEWDDYRTHVSEFELQRYLPVL
- a CDS encoding helix-turn-helix domain-containing protein, with the translated sequence MSVRDTVRSQQVRLVDMAAGKVSGVLVPKGGWIAAVRKALGMSGAQLARRLGVTNAAVYQHERNEPEGAITLRQMERMAKALGCRFVYAIVPNAQVEGTQAENAHGGNGRVEDVLRRQARAKAEALVLRASGHMALEQQALPPERVQEEIARMTEDLLRNPPPDFWEER